One stretch of Rosistilla oblonga DNA includes these proteins:
- a CDS encoding RimK family alpha-L-glutamate ligase: MKLAILSCSLGCYSTRRLRESAIARGHSVKVLNTLKFSIDVEQGVPELYFRSKRLSHYDAVLPRIGSSITYFGTAVVRQFEQMDVFCANSSNGISNSRDKLRSLQILSRHQIGIPQTTFVRDRKDVLPAIDRIGGAPVIIKLLEGTQGVGVILADNVKVAEAIIETLHSTRQNVLVQKFVSESKGRDIRAFVVGDQVVAAMRRVAQGSEFRSNVHRGGRTEPVELDETYCQVAIRAAQIMGLRVAGVDMLEGNDGPQVMEVNSSPGLEGIESCTQLDIAGAIIDYMAAQVDFPEIDLRQRLTVSRGYGVTEIYIPEGSEYVGKTIDESGLPEMDINVLTLYRGTTVIPNPRLKRSLEPSDRLLCFGKLDHMRSMVPERTRRKRRPVVKVLPPNSDRADSETAAAAQDEPVVAPEEEH; encoded by the coding sequence ATGAAACTCGCCATCCTTTCCTGCAGTCTCGGCTGTTACAGTACCCGGCGACTGCGCGAGTCGGCGATCGCTCGCGGCCACTCGGTCAAAGTGCTCAACACTTTGAAGTTCTCGATCGATGTCGAACAGGGAGTCCCCGAGCTCTACTTCCGCAGCAAACGACTGAGCCACTACGACGCGGTGCTGCCGCGGATCGGATCGTCGATCACCTATTTTGGCACGGCGGTCGTCCGTCAGTTTGAGCAGATGGATGTCTTCTGTGCGAACTCGTCCAACGGCATCTCGAACTCGCGCGACAAGCTGCGCAGCTTGCAAATCCTCAGCCGCCATCAGATCGGGATCCCGCAAACGACCTTCGTTCGCGACCGCAAGGATGTCTTGCCGGCGATCGATCGAATCGGTGGAGCACCGGTGATTATCAAGCTGCTCGAGGGAACTCAGGGCGTTGGCGTGATCCTCGCCGACAACGTCAAGGTTGCCGAAGCGATCATCGAAACGCTGCACAGCACGCGTCAAAACGTGTTGGTCCAAAAGTTTGTCTCCGAGAGTAAAGGACGCGATATCCGCGCGTTTGTCGTCGGCGACCAAGTCGTTGCCGCAATGCGGCGCGTCGCCCAAGGCTCCGAATTTCGCAGCAACGTTCATCGCGGCGGACGCACCGAGCCGGTCGAGCTGGACGAAACGTATTGCCAAGTCGCGATCCGCGCCGCCCAGATCATGGGGCTCCGCGTCGCCGGCGTCGATATGCTTGAAGGGAACGACGGACCGCAGGTGATGGAAGTCAATTCCTCACCGGGGCTCGAAGGCATCGAGAGCTGCACACAGTTGGACATCGCCGGTGCGATCATCGACTACATGGCCGCTCAGGTCGACTTCCCCGAGATCGATCTACGCCAACGCTTGACGGTCAGCCGCGGGTACGGAGTGACCGAAATCTACATCCCCGAAGGGTCCGAATACGTCGGGAAAACGATCGACGAATCGGGGCTGCCCGAGATGGACATCAACGTGTTGACGCTGTATCGCGGAACGACGGTGATCCCCAACCCACGACTGAAGCGATCGCTGGAACCAAGCGACCGACTGTTGTGTTTTGGCAAGCTGGATCATATGCGAAGCATGGTTCCCGAGCGAACTCGCCGCAAGCGTCGCCCGGTCGTCAAGGTGCTGCCTCCCAATTCCGACCGCGCCGATTCCGAAACGGCTGCTGCGGCGCAGGACGAACCTGTCGTAGCGCCGGAAGAGGAACATTGA
- a CDS encoding ATP-dependent zinc protease, which produces MQRTDDTPQQPVIGWREWVSLPELGIGRIKAKVDTGARSSSLHAIDIVEQVRDGVTYLQFKVLPAQRKERFVEVSAKLLEYRHVRSSSGKASSRPVILTNVGILGQRWPIELTLANRTSMGFRMLLGREAFRGRMLVDAGKSYYGGKPKRRPPSR; this is translated from the coding sequence ATGCAGAGGACGGATGACACACCGCAACAGCCGGTGATTGGATGGCGAGAATGGGTATCGCTGCCTGAACTTGGGATCGGCCGGATCAAGGCCAAGGTCGATACCGGGGCGCGTTCCAGCAGCTTGCACGCGATCGATATCGTCGAACAGGTTCGCGACGGCGTGACGTATTTACAGTTCAAAGTGCTGCCGGCCCAACGCAAAGAGCGGTTTGTCGAGGTCTCGGCCAAACTACTCGAATATCGCCATGTCCGCAGCAGCAGTGGCAAAGCTTCCTCGCGGCCGGTGATCTTAACCAACGTCGGAATCTTGGGCCAACGTTGGCCGATCGAACTAACGCTGGCCAACCGCACGTCGATGGGCTTTCGCATGCTGCTGGGACGCGAGGCATTTCGCGGTCGGATGCTGGTCGATGCCGGCAAGTCCTATTATGGCGGCAAGCCCAAGCGTCGCCCGCCGTCACGTTGA
- the trpS gene encoding tryptophan--tRNA ligase — translation MRVLSGIQPTGRFHWGNFFGAIRQYIDLQHTHDGFYFIADLHALTTVRDPQVLRQNVRDAALDLLALGLDPEKATLFLQSDVPEVSELSWLLMTGTPMGLLERCHAYKEKKERGIKADAGLFTYPVLMAADILAYDSDLVPVGADQIQHIEVCRDLAGSFNHAYGETFVLPKAKVLEDSAKVPGTDGQKMSKSYDNTLPLFGETKAIRKQIMRITTDSRPMEDPKDPEGDHLFDLLRLVGSQSDIDAMAETYRRGGFGYGEVKKAVAAASEEYFAAARQRRSDLEQNLDYVDQVLRGGAEKARGTAADVLSRAQHACGLR, via the coding sequence ATGCGAGTGTTATCAGGAATCCAACCGACGGGCCGCTTCCACTGGGGCAACTTTTTTGGTGCGATTCGGCAGTACATCGATCTGCAGCACACGCACGACGGGTTCTATTTTATCGCCGATCTGCACGCGTTGACGACTGTTCGCGATCCGCAGGTTTTGCGTCAGAACGTACGCGATGCGGCTCTGGATCTGTTGGCCCTTGGGCTGGATCCGGAGAAGGCGACGCTCTTCTTGCAGTCGGATGTGCCGGAAGTCTCCGAGCTGTCGTGGCTGCTGATGACCGGTACGCCGATGGGACTGCTGGAACGCTGCCACGCCTACAAAGAAAAGAAGGAACGCGGCATCAAAGCCGACGCCGGCCTGTTCACCTACCCGGTCTTGATGGCGGCTGACATCTTGGCCTACGACTCCGATCTCGTTCCCGTTGGGGCCGATCAGATCCAACACATCGAAGTCTGTCGCGATTTGGCTGGCAGTTTTAATCACGCTTACGGTGAGACGTTTGTGTTGCCCAAAGCCAAGGTCCTGGAAGATTCGGCCAAGGTGCCCGGGACCGATGGGCAGAAGATGAGCAAGAGCTACGACAATACGTTGCCGTTGTTTGGTGAGACCAAAGCGATCCGCAAGCAGATCATGCGGATCACGACGGACAGCCGACCGATGGAAGATCCCAAGGATCCCGAAGGGGACCACTTGTTCGATCTGTTACGTCTGGTCGGCAGCCAATCCGATATCGATGCGATGGCGGAGACCTACCGTCGCGGCGGGTTTGGTTATGGCGAAGTCAAAAAGGCGGTTGCTGCGGCTAGCGAAGAATATTTTGCGGCGGCGCGGCAGCGACGGTCCGATTTGGAACAGAACCTCGATTACGTCGACCAAGTGCTCCGCGGCGGTGCCGAGAAGGCGCGTGGGACGGCAGCCGATGTGTTGTCGCGTGCCCAACACGCCTGCGGCTTGCGTTAA
- the acpS gene encoding holo-ACP synthase — protein MNVLGIGTDIVECERIEKMIQKHGELFLNRVYTSGEIQYCSERKAATEHYAGRWAAKEAVLKALGTGWSRGIRWTDIEVRNEPGGKPRIALAGEARKLCEELRLNEVQISISHCRSHATAFAIAVGA, from the coding sequence ATGAACGTCCTTGGGATCGGTACCGACATCGTCGAATGCGAGCGTATCGAAAAGATGATCCAGAAGCATGGCGAGCTGTTTTTGAATCGGGTCTACACGTCGGGTGAGATCCAGTATTGCAGCGAGCGGAAGGCGGCGACTGAGCACTATGCGGGGCGTTGGGCGGCCAAAGAGGCGGTTCTGAAGGCGTTGGGCACCGGATGGTCTCGCGGAATCCGTTGGACCGATATCGAAGTCCGCAACGAACCGGGGGGCAAACCTCGGATCGCCTTGGCCGGCGAAGCTCGCAAGCTTTGTGAGGAACTTCGTCTAAACGAGGTTCAGATCTCGATCTCGCACTGCCGCTCGCATGCGACGGCCTTCGCAATCGCCGTCGGGGCCTAA
- a CDS encoding porin: protein MLLAQAPFSSIAQVGHTAQCSCGEAVCGCEASYSDPTCGVSEPSSDCDSICDSGCDSMSGGAFSCLTSGKNGGCFSGGGEDPFSLFGCTPCGLTVSGWTEIGYFTKGSDYRFNSRPNEVQLQQAWLTIDKAIDTSEGFDIGGRIDYIYGTDGPDTQAFGISNNHWDNSFDNGGDYGSAIPQAYVEMGYGDLSVKMGHFYTIIGWEVVQAPDNFFYSHTYTMYNSEPFTHTGALATLAVGDDTEIFGGYTLGWDSGFEDNGDNFIGGVSTALSDNINFTYATVFGRFVEETQERGYMQSVVFDVTLTENLQYIFQSDWLDTENASGAAVRESIGINQYWIYDVNDCLSVGGRFEWWNNLDTTTGNRADVYDLTLGCNVKPHSNIIVRPEIRWDWDSDQLGVNENDAKRQATFGIDSIVLF, encoded by the coding sequence ATGCTTCTCGCACAAGCTCCTTTCAGCTCGATTGCACAGGTTGGGCACACCGCTCAATGCAGTTGCGGTGAAGCGGTTTGCGGCTGCGAAGCCTCTTACAGCGATCCAACTTGTGGTGTTTCGGAACCGTCATCGGATTGCGATTCGATCTGCGATAGTGGTTGCGATAGCATGTCGGGCGGAGCGTTCAGTTGCCTCACTTCGGGCAAAAATGGCGGCTGCTTCTCCGGTGGCGGTGAAGATCCCTTCTCGCTCTTCGGATGCACTCCCTGCGGTCTGACGGTATCGGGTTGGACGGAAATCGGTTACTTCACCAAGGGCAGCGACTACCGATTTAACAGCCGTCCCAATGAAGTGCAACTTCAGCAGGCGTGGCTCACGATCGACAAAGCGATCGATACTTCCGAAGGCTTCGACATCGGCGGACGCATCGATTACATCTACGGTACCGACGGCCCGGATACTCAAGCTTTTGGTATCTCGAATAACCATTGGGACAACTCGTTCGACAATGGCGGCGACTACGGATCGGCGATCCCGCAAGCCTATGTGGAAATGGGATACGGCGATTTGTCGGTGAAGATGGGGCACTTCTACACGATCATCGGTTGGGAAGTCGTTCAAGCACCCGACAACTTCTTCTACAGCCACACCTATACGATGTACAACAGCGAGCCGTTTACCCACACCGGTGCGTTGGCAACCTTGGCCGTCGGCGATGACACCGAGATCTTTGGTGGCTACACACTTGGTTGGGACAGCGGATTCGAAGACAACGGCGACAACTTCATCGGTGGTGTTAGTACTGCGTTGTCCGACAACATCAACTTCACCTACGCGACAGTCTTTGGTCGGTTTGTCGAAGAGACTCAAGAGCGTGGATACATGCAAAGCGTTGTGTTTGACGTCACGCTGACCGAAAACCTGCAGTACATCTTCCAATCGGATTGGTTGGATACCGAAAATGCCAGCGGCGCTGCAGTGCGTGAATCGATTGGCATCAACCAATACTGGATCTACGACGTCAACGATTGTTTGTCGGTTGGCGGTCGCTTCGAATGGTGGAACAATCTCGACACCACCACCGGCAACAGAGCCGATGTCTACGACCTGACCTTGGGCTGCAACGTCAAACCCCACTCGAACATCATCGTCCGTCCCGAAATCCGCTGGGACTGGGACAGCGATCAACTGGGTGTCAACGAAAACGACGCGAAACGTCAAGCAACCTTCGGCATCGATTCGATCGTGTTGTTTTAA
- a CDS encoding DeoR/GlpR family DNA-binding transcription regulator has product MKTNRHEEIMKVLAESGTLSVEEAVARFGASVATVRRDFVEMAEANLVRRVRGGIQVLHNEQTMPIAIREVQQREAKLAIAREAVTMLAPGNVVFIDGGTTTLQIGSCLPGIPLRLITNSLRLAAAIESQSTRRAVHELFLTGGFLFPGTGLLVGPSAQASISQYHAQWTMLSVSGINQSGLYNDNEHVVESERLMIAGADRVVVLADHTKIGKHSMCHIAGLDEIDVIVTNRHPDTADALEAFENAGVEVLVAE; this is encoded by the coding sequence ATGAAGACAAATCGTCACGAAGAGATCATGAAAGTCTTAGCCGAATCGGGGACGTTGTCGGTCGAGGAAGCAGTGGCGAGATTTGGTGCAAGCGTGGCGACCGTCCGACGCGATTTTGTCGAGATGGCAGAAGCTAACTTGGTCCGCCGCGTCCGTGGTGGGATCCAAGTCTTGCACAACGAACAGACGATGCCGATCGCGATCCGCGAGGTCCAGCAGCGCGAGGCGAAGTTGGCAATCGCGCGCGAGGCGGTGACGATGTTAGCCCCAGGCAACGTCGTCTTTATCGATGGCGGGACAACTACGCTGCAGATTGGCAGCTGCTTGCCTGGGATTCCGTTGCGGTTGATAACAAACTCGCTGCGTCTGGCGGCGGCAATCGAATCGCAATCAACTCGACGCGCCGTCCATGAACTCTTCCTAACCGGCGGTTTTCTATTCCCGGGAACGGGGCTGCTGGTCGGCCCAAGCGCCCAGGCTTCGATCTCACAGTACCACGCCCAATGGACGATGCTTTCGGTCAGCGGCATCAACCAATCGGGGCTCTATAACGATAACGAACACGTGGTCGAGAGCGAGCGTTTGATGATAGCCGGTGCCGACCGCGTGGTCGTGTTAGCCGATCACACAAAGATTGGCAAACACTCGATGTGTCACATCGCCGGGCTCGATGAGATCGATGTGATCGTGACCAACCGCCATCCCGATACTGCAGACGCATTGGAAGCGTTTGAGAACGCCGGGGTCGAGGTCCTAGTGGCGGAATAG
- the rpe gene encoding ribulose-phosphate 3-epimerase — MAVELRLGVKSDMIEYRYSHQWLFRILAEEGARYVQLGSQLETYHLPDAYFHDLRKQADDAGVEIDSTFTTHRELGGFFRTEPGFEQVARKNYERYIEVGGILGATSVGSNPGAVLRDQMGTKQAGMKRYIKHMKELMHYAYEHGLKWLTVEPMSCLAEPPTLPEEIAALGQELTEYHNANSDSTVQVGYCTDIAHGYADRDGKIIFDQYDLFEACVPWMYEVHLKNTDSIFNSTFGFTAAEREKGIIDVPHFRQLLIDASDRLPVDRMAGYLEVGGPKLGRDYSDHQLEASLRESLQYLQTAFMQSSAPAPIPSKNAVSEKKPVLISPSMMCVDPLNFESALRRVEALGVDMLHIDIMDGHFVPNAPMGLGILEALGPKTDLPIDVHLMVQDNDFFVELLEPMRVDQISVHVESCTHLDRTLARIREIGAKAGVAINPATPLSAIEYVLERIDYVLVMTVNPGYAGQKMTPASIRKIADCRKMLDDAGYGEVPIQVDGNVSFENIPAMVRAGGVNLVAGTSSIFHRDASWSENVVNMKQTIAAGLTASCQ; from the coding sequence ATGGCCGTTGAACTGCGATTGGGCGTTAAGTCCGACATGATCGAATACCGCTACTCGCACCAGTGGCTGTTTCGAATTCTCGCCGAAGAAGGGGCGAGATATGTCCAATTGGGTTCGCAGTTGGAGACTTATCACCTTCCGGATGCCTATTTTCATGACCTGCGGAAGCAAGCTGATGATGCGGGAGTTGAGATCGATAGCACGTTTACAACGCACCGCGAATTGGGCGGTTTCTTTCGCACAGAGCCCGGTTTTGAACAGGTTGCTCGAAAGAACTACGAACGCTACATCGAAGTCGGCGGAATTCTCGGGGCGACCAGTGTGGGCAGCAACCCCGGTGCGGTTCTGCGCGACCAGATGGGGACCAAGCAGGCGGGGATGAAGCGTTACATCAAGCACATGAAAGAGCTGATGCATTACGCCTACGAGCACGGCCTGAAGTGGCTGACTGTCGAACCGATGAGTTGTTTGGCTGAACCGCCGACACTTCCCGAAGAGATCGCGGCCCTTGGACAGGAACTGACCGAATACCACAACGCAAACTCTGACTCCACGGTTCAGGTCGGCTATTGCACCGACATCGCTCACGGCTACGCCGACCGCGACGGAAAGATCATCTTCGATCAATACGATTTGTTCGAGGCGTGTGTTCCTTGGATGTACGAGGTGCATCTGAAGAACACCGACAGCATCTTCAATTCGACGTTTGGCTTCACCGCCGCCGAACGCGAAAAGGGAATCATCGATGTTCCTCACTTCCGACAATTGTTGATCGACGCGTCGGATCGATTGCCAGTCGATAGAATGGCCGGCTATTTGGAAGTCGGTGGGCCCAAACTGGGACGCGACTACAGCGACCATCAATTAGAAGCATCGCTGCGAGAATCGCTTCAATATCTGCAAACCGCATTCATGCAGTCGTCGGCTCCCGCACCAATCCCATCCAAAAATGCGGTATCAGAAAAAAAGCCGGTGCTGATCTCGCCATCGATGATGTGCGTCGATCCGCTGAACTTTGAATCGGCGTTGCGACGCGTCGAGGCGTTGGGAGTCGATATGTTGCACATCGACATCATGGACGGACACTTCGTCCCCAATGCTCCGATGGGCCTAGGGATTCTCGAAGCGCTGGGGCCGAAGACCGATCTGCCGATCGACGTTCATCTAATGGTTCAAGACAACGACTTCTTTGTCGAGCTGTTGGAACCGATGCGCGTCGATCAGATTTCTGTGCACGTCGAATCGTGTACGCACCTCGATCGGACCTTAGCCAGGATTCGAGAGATCGGCGCCAAAGCGGGCGTGGCGATCAATCCAGCGACGCCGCTGTCGGCGATCGAATACGTCTTGGAGCGGATCGATTACGTCCTGGTAATGACAGTGAACCCCGGTTACGCGGGGCAGAAGATGACTCCTGCATCGATCCGCAAGATCGCCGACTGCCGAAAAATGCTCGACGATGCGGGCTACGGTGAAGTTCCGATCCAAGTCGATGGCAACGTTAGCTTCGAGAACATTCCCGCGATGGTCCGCGCCGGTGGCGTTAATCTTGTCGCTGGGACCAGCAGCATCTTCCATCGCGATGCTTCCTGGAGCGAAAACGTTGTCAATATGAAGCAGACGATCGCCGCCGGATTAACCGCCAGTTGCCAGTAG
- a CDS encoding galactitol-1-phosphate 5-dehydrogenase: MSKQAMDAIVLHGVSDLRFEQVPVPEVPAGKVRVRIGFCGVCGSDIPRCFSKGTYNFPTICGHEFAGTVEACGAEVIDFAVGDRVAVFPLIWNDDHPACEVGKYAQSDGYDYLGSRSDGAFSEFVNAPQRNLIKVPDNVSLEEAAMTEPAAVALHAVRRAQLRLGDSVAIFGLGPIGLMVAQWARAMGASQIALFDILPEKLELARQLGFEHVFDSRDEAPAEVAERLTGGRGVHVAIESAGVPPTMTAALQATRRSGRCVLLGNPAADVTLPAALISQCMRREIDILGTWNSDFSVFGDDDDWRTVLDAMSSGVLNLKPLITHRVPLSQGIAALEMIRDQSEFYAKVLLHP, encoded by the coding sequence ATGTCAAAACAAGCAATGGACGCCATCGTGCTGCATGGCGTATCGGATCTGCGTTTCGAACAGGTTCCGGTTCCCGAGGTTCCAGCGGGAAAGGTCCGCGTGCGAATCGGATTCTGCGGCGTTTGTGGCAGCGATATTCCACGCTGCTTCAGCAAGGGAACCTACAACTTTCCAACGATTTGCGGGCACGAATTTGCCGGCACGGTGGAAGCGTGTGGAGCGGAGGTGATCGATTTCGCAGTCGGTGATCGCGTCGCGGTCTTCCCCTTGATTTGGAACGACGACCACCCTGCCTGTGAAGTCGGCAAATACGCTCAAAGCGATGGCTATGACTATCTGGGCAGCCGCAGCGACGGAGCGTTCAGCGAATTCGTGAACGCGCCGCAGCGGAACCTGATCAAGGTTCCCGACAACGTGTCGTTGGAAGAGGCTGCGATGACCGAACCAGCTGCCGTGGCGTTGCATGCAGTCCGCCGCGCCCAACTGCGGTTGGGCGATAGCGTTGCAATCTTTGGATTGGGACCAATCGGTTTGATGGTCGCTCAGTGGGCCCGCGCGATGGGGGCCTCGCAGATCGCTCTGTTCGACATCCTCCCCGAGAAATTGGAGCTCGCCCGGCAGTTGGGATTCGAGCACGTCTTCGACAGTCGAGACGAAGCACCCGCGGAGGTCGCCGAACGGTTGACCGGCGGCCGCGGGGTGCATGTCGCTATCGAAAGTGCCGGCGTTCCGCCAACGATGACCGCCGCTTTGCAAGCGACACGTCGCTCGGGACGCTGCGTTTTATTGGGCAATCCCGCCGCAGACGTCACGCTGCCAGCCGCGTTGATCTCGCAATGCATGCGACGCGAGATCGACATTTTGGGGACATGGAACAGCGACTTCAGCGTCTTTGGCGACGACGACGATTGGCGGACCGTGCTCGATGCGATGAGCAGCGGTGTGCTGAATCTAAAGCCTTTGATCACCCATCGCGTTCCGCTTTCGCAAGGCATCGCGGCATTGGAGATGATCCGCGATCAGAGTGAATTCTACGCCAAAGTTCTGCTGCATCCGTAA
- a CDS encoding alcohol dehydrogenase catalytic domain-containing protein: MQNSIYYLDKPGGTFTLAQESIGEPGPGEVRLRTSKTSVCQSDVVIYNVGLPRILSWPAILLHEVACIVDAVGPGVEKFSPGDLVGLGCDIPCGDTECIYCGTSGTGDWTSCPNTQATGHEFPGFARSHAILPKWFVDDGPIVKFPAGFNPNHACQLEPLACCLEGMTRVNNCIENRIVVLIGAGSQSTYALQCAQAMNAKKIILINRGKERLERVLADFGDDRVVGVRWDENVVENTLAHCKPYNEPHFVMVNAPVREAYDLAPKLMGYGTVLDGHAGVKGADGKPRIAHEIDLNNDIHYRLQCYQATHGSSMHGIRLAHKFLSEGLLPNIDKMTNETEVFAQDQIPAAIARAADKDSLKVIIDWDR, encoded by the coding sequence ATGCAAAACTCAATCTACTATCTCGACAAACCGGGCGGAACATTTACGCTCGCCCAGGAATCGATCGGCGAACCCGGCCCCGGCGAAGTTCGCTTGCGGACCAGCAAGACATCGGTCTGCCAATCCGACGTGGTGATCTACAACGTGGGCTTACCGCGGATTTTGTCATGGCCCGCGATCCTGTTGCACGAGGTTGCTTGTATTGTCGACGCAGTTGGCCCGGGCGTAGAAAAGTTTTCGCCGGGCGACTTGGTGGGACTCGGTTGCGACATTCCCTGCGGCGATACCGAATGTATCTATTGCGGAACGTCGGGAACCGGCGATTGGACCAGTTGTCCCAACACGCAGGCAACGGGACACGAATTTCCCGGCTTTGCTCGCTCCCACGCGATCCTGCCGAAGTGGTTTGTCGACGATGGGCCGATCGTGAAGTTCCCCGCCGGCTTCAATCCCAACCACGCTTGCCAGTTGGAACCGCTGGCCTGCTGTCTCGAAGGGATGACGCGAGTTAACAACTGTATCGAAAACCGAATCGTTGTACTGATCGGTGCGGGATCGCAGAGCACCTACGCACTGCAGTGCGCTCAAGCGATGAATGCCAAGAAGATCATTCTTATCAATCGTGGCAAAGAGCGTCTGGAACGAGTGCTTGCAGATTTCGGTGACGACCGCGTCGTCGGTGTCCGCTGGGACGAAAACGTTGTCGAAAACACCCTGGCGCATTGCAAACCGTACAACGAACCACACTTTGTGATGGTCAACGCTCCCGTGCGCGAAGCCTATGACTTGGCACCAAAGTTGATGGGCTATGGAACCGTGCTCGATGGGCACGCTGGCGTGAAGGGAGCCGATGGGAAGCCACGGATCGCTCACGAAATCGATCTCAATAACGACATTCACTACCGGCTACAATGCTACCAAGCGACTCATGGCAGCAGCATGCACGGCATTCGTTTGGCTCATAAGTTCCTGTCCGAAGGGTTGTTGCCAAACATCGACAAGATGACCAACGAGACCGAGGTCTTTGCGCAGGATCAGATTCCTGCGGCGATCGCGCGGGCTGCGGACAAAGACAGCCTGAAAGTGATCATCGACTGGGATCGATAA
- the wecB gene encoding non-hydrolyzing UDP-N-acetylglucosamine 2-epimerase produces the protein MRDLCIVVGTRPEAIKMAPVYFALQESSVLHPVLLSTGQHREMLDQAFASFSLVPDHDLHLMQPGQSLADITARVISRVHDYLTETRPAAVLVQGDTTTVLATAMAAFYAGIPVGHVEAGLRTYDPQNPWPEEMNRRLVAPIAQWHFCPTQQSREQLLSERIEESKCYVTGNTVIDALLWIRNKLVRENRTSDEVAARVGISDAFNQRFLSDDASRWILVTGHRRESHGSGFVQMCDGILRIVAEHPDVGILFPVHLNPHVRQPVMEKLGNHDRIELVDPAGYEDFVWLMDRGLFLLSDSGGVQEESPSLGKPVLVTRDTTERPEGVAAGTCRLVGTDPQKIFAEADLLLSDSNELARRRGLKNPYGDGSAAQQIRTVLERSLCDR, from the coding sequence ATGCGAGACCTGTGCATCGTCGTAGGGACGCGTCCCGAAGCTATCAAGATGGCGCCGGTTTATTTTGCGCTGCAGGAATCGTCGGTGCTGCATCCAGTCCTGCTGTCGACTGGACAGCATCGTGAGATGCTAGACCAAGCGTTTGCGTCGTTTTCGTTGGTCCCCGACCACGATCTCCATCTGATGCAACCAGGGCAAAGCCTTGCCGACATTACGGCTCGGGTGATATCACGCGTTCACGATTACCTTACCGAAACGCGGCCGGCCGCCGTTTTGGTGCAAGGGGATACCACAACGGTCTTGGCCACCGCGATGGCTGCTTTCTACGCGGGCATCCCCGTTGGTCATGTCGAAGCCGGCCTGCGAACCTACGATCCGCAGAACCCTTGGCCCGAAGAGATGAACCGCCGCCTGGTTGCTCCGATCGCCCAGTGGCACTTCTGTCCCACGCAGCAAAGTCGAGAGCAGCTACTTAGTGAACGGATCGAGGAATCGAAGTGTTACGTGACCGGGAACACCGTCATCGATGCACTGTTGTGGATACGCAACAAATTGGTCCGCGAGAACCGAACGTCTGACGAGGTTGCCGCTCGCGTTGGGATCAGCGATGCGTTCAACCAGCGGTTCCTGAGCGACGATGCGAGTCGATGGATCTTGGTGACGGGGCACCGCCGCGAATCGCATGGCTCTGGTTTCGTACAAATGTGCGATGGGATATTGAGGATCGTTGCGGAACATCCCGACGTCGGGATCTTATTTCCGGTGCACCTCAACCCGCATGTTCGGCAACCGGTGATGGAGAAGTTGGGGAATCATGATCGGATCGAACTGGTCGATCCCGCTGGATATGAAGACTTCGTTTGGCTGATGGATCGCGGCTTGTTCCTGTTGAGCGACAGCGGTGGCGTGCAAGAGGAATCGCCTAGTTTGGGTAAACCGGTGTTAGTCACTCGCGATACGACCGAACGCCCCGAAGGTGTCGCGGCCGGGACCTGCCGCTTGGTCGGGACCGATCCGCAAAAGATCTTCGCCGAAGCGGATCTCTTATTGAGCGACAGCAACGAACTCGCGCGCCGCAGGGGGCTCAAGAATCCCTATGGGGATGGCTCAGCGGCCCAACAGATCCGGACTGTGTTGGAACGCTCGCTCTGCGATCGCTGA